The nucleotide window CATCCTGCCCTAAAAAGTGTAGCTCCGATGCGAAAAACCTTAAAAATCAGAACGGTTTTTAATTTATTAGGGCCTTTAGTTAATCCATTACGTCCGACAGGGCAAGTTATTGGCGTTTATGACCGGCAATTTTTAACCCCTATGGCAGAAGCCCTTTTAAAATTAGGGACTCCCAAAGCCATCATCTTACATGGACGAGAAAAATTAGATGAGGCCGGATTAGGAGATTTAACCGATATGGCATTATTAGGGCAAGAGCAAGTTCATGTCTGTAGTTTGAACCCAGAAATATTGGGGTTAACTCCTGCTCCTATTAGTGCCTTAAAAGGAGGAGATGTAGAAGAAAATGCGACAATTTTACGCAATGTTTTGCAAGGGAAAGGCACACAAGCCCAACAAGATGCAGTCGTTTTAAATGCGGCTTTAGCTTTACAAGTTGGGGAAGTTGTCGCTTTTGAAGCTCATCATCAAGGAATAGCAAAAGCGAGAGAAATTCTCAGCAGTGGGGCAGCGTGGGAAAAGTTATTAGAATTAGTGAAATTTTTCAAGTGAACTGCTACTCAATCTAGATTGTATTACCCCCCCCCTTTCTTTTCCTCTTCTTTGTAAGGGGGTAGCTCATCCCAATTTCCTCAAACCTATTAGTATGATCTATTGTAACTTTAATCAAAGTCCTACTAAATTAATTGGCCTGAGTAAGAGCATTAAGCTGAAACTCGACAGCACTAACATAATCCTCATCCTCTATAGCTTGAGGAGAAAGTTCTCCGGCTCGAATCGCACCTCTAATCACTTCCTCAGCCGTGACTTCTCCGGCTTGATAAGCGTGTTGAAGTCTATAATAACTAGGGATTCCCTGCTCTTCAAATGCTCCCCGATAAGCTGAACTAACAAGATTAAAAGCTTCTTCTCGACGAATATCATAACTACGATCGGGATAAGTTTGATTTTCCGGGTATTGGGCTGAGGCGGGAAGTGCTGTTATTCCAGATAGTAACAACGCAGATAACCCAACAATTATGGTAGATTTCATATGAATCCTCTCTGATTAAATTTATCAATGATTTGGCTATATTTAATATGATGAATTGTTTGGATAATACAACAGTACACCTTTAGTTGTAAATTGATATATTTCTTATGACTGAGTTTAAATGAGTTGATTTTGAACATTTATATCTAATAAGAGAAGAAACCAAATTACCCGTCAGTCAAACTGAAATCAAACCCCCTTAAATATTTCTCTAATTGGGTAATCCTTATGTTTTTAATCGATATATTCTTTGCTTTTACAATTGCTACGGTACTAACCCTAATTTTTTCCGTAGGGTTGCGTCGAACTGGCCCTTGGGATAACGTTATCATCTTTTTTATCGTCTTATTTTTGTCGACTTGGGCGGGTGGACTGTGGATAATTCCTTTAGCCACTCCATTGTGGGGAGGTAATTGGCTTATCTTTCTTTATACAGGATTAATTATTGCTCTTTTATTAGCTGTGACTACCCCCAAACCTTCCTCTACCACTGAAATAAAAACTCAACGCAATTTCAAAGCCCAAAAAAAGACAACCTCAGCCTTAAAGGTATTTTTCTGGGTTTGGATTATATTACTCGTTATGGCTATTACTATCAGTTATTTAACCTAAGTTATCAAGCAAAAATACAGAAGTGCCTTAAAGTCTTTCCATGTTTCGACCTCAGAGACTTCTGTACTTTTTCCCCACACACACGAATAAATTAAATTTATCTTTGTTTTTAATATAAATCGGATCTAAACGTGAGTTCCTAGGAATGGACACTTTTTAAACTGTCCTTACACCAAGCCTGTTAAATGTGGACTACAAATCATCAATGCTGACTCTTTATAGCAGAGTTTTAGAAAATTGGTATTATAACCCTTTACTCAACAGCAGCCGGATAGAGTTGATCAACAATCAAGACAGGTTTATTGGTAAACTTGGATTCTATTTCTCTTCTTTCGTCTGAATCCCAAGTTAAATTATAATCTTGTTCTAATTCAACAAAATTTAAGAGTTTTACTGTACCCGTCGCTAGCACTGTCTCACCTTGAGAAACACTGGTTTCGGCATTAGGATTAATGACTAATAAATCTCCGCCTCCTAATAGTTGCTTATCCTTCAAGGTGAAGACTTGGGGTGTAATCACTTCTTCTATTTCTCCCTCTACAGCAATCGCTTCTTCGTAGTAAAATACATAATTAGAAGTCACTTCTCCCGGTGAAGGTGCTAAAGCGATTGATTGAGCGAAAATTACTGGTTGATTTGCGTAATTTTGGTAATATTCTGGGTCAAATCCTAAGCC belongs to Gloeothece citriformis PCC 7424 and includes:
- the trpD gene encoding anthranilate phosphoribosyltransferase, which encodes MTPEIIPNWSELLQQLLDRQSLTQNQAAQLMQGWLNEAIDPVLSGAILAAIQAKGVSAEELAGMAQVLQAQSSYQNSLTHTQPVIDTCGTGGDGASTFNISTAVAFVAASAGVKVAKHGNRSASSKVGSADVLEFLGINLTASSEKVEAALSEVGVTFLFAPGWHPALKSVAPMRKTLKIRTVFNLLGPLVNPLRPTGQVIGVYDRQFLTPMAEALLKLGTPKAIILHGREKLDEAGLGDLTDMALLGQEQVHVCSLNPEILGLTPAPISALKGGDVEENATILRNVLQGKGTQAQQDAVVLNAALALQVGEVVAFEAHHQGIAKAREILSSGAAWEKLLELVKFFK